In Zingiber officinale cultivar Zhangliang chromosome 3B, Zo_v1.1, whole genome shotgun sequence, a single window of DNA contains:
- the LOC122054863 gene encoding uncharacterized protein LOC122054863, which translates to MIQQQCSRVAKQVWKPLPSFMHKRGIHSRNKKAMELVAKGWSALQEVDRVIDYADRNDTRLIPQLRGAKENFELALEIDNMNTHARYWLARMHFKYHVPGACKAM; encoded by the exons ATGATTCAGCAACAATGCTCTAGAGTTGCCAAACAAGTGTGGAAGCCACTGCCCTCTTTTATGCACAAG AGAGGGATTCATAGTCGTAACAAAAAGGCAATGGAATTAGTGGCAAAAGGGTGGAGTGCTCTACAGGAAGTAGATAGGGTTATCGACTATGCCGATCGGAATGACACTCGCCTCATCCCACAACTCAGA GGTGCAAAGGAGAACTTTGAATTGGCTCTTGAGATTGACAACATGAATACTCATGCACGATACTGGTTGGCCAGGATGCACTTTAAGTACCATGTTCCTGGGGCTTGTAAAGCAATGTGA